From the genome of Pelomonas sp. SE-A7, one region includes:
- the udk gene encoding uridine kinase, with protein sequence MPKTSQKPFVIGVAGGSGSGKSTVTRQVLAAIGTENVAVVMQDDYYRDQSHMAPEDRRKQNYDHPDAFDWPLMTQHLAALRKGEAIEMPVYDFAADNRSSETITVKPAPVILVEGLFALYDTKLRNMMSLKVYVDTASDVRFIRRLQRDISERGRSTESVVNQYLETVRPMHKQFIEPTKRNADVILPHGANGPAVDIITTKVMSLLRDIAGG encoded by the coding sequence ATGCCCAAGACCTCTCAAAAACCTTTCGTCATCGGTGTCGCAGGGGGCAGCGGCAGCGGCAAATCGACGGTGACGCGCCAGGTGCTGGCCGCCATCGGGACGGAGAACGTGGCGGTGGTGATGCAGGACGACTACTACCGCGACCAGAGCCACATGGCGCCGGAAGACCGGCGCAAGCAGAACTACGACCATCCCGATGCTTTTGACTGGCCGCTGATGACCCAGCACCTGGCCGCGCTGCGCAAGGGCGAGGCGATAGAGATGCCGGTGTATGACTTCGCGGCCGACAACCGCTCCAGCGAAACCATCACCGTCAAGCCCGCACCGGTGATCCTGGTCGAGGGCCTGTTCGCCCTGTACGACACCAAGCTGCGCAACATGATGTCGCTGAAGGTCTATGTGGACACCGCCTCCGACGTGCGCTTCATCCGCCGGCTGCAGCGCGATATCTCGGAGCGCGGCCGCAGCACCGAGTCGGTGGTGAACCAGTACCTGGAAACCGTGCGCCCCATGCACAAGCAGTTCATCGAGCCGACCAAGCGCAATGCCGACGTGATCCTGCCGCACGGTGCCAACGGCCCGGCGGTGGACATCATCACCACCAAGGTGATGAGTCTGCTGCGCGATATCGCGGGGGGCTGA
- a CDS encoding C40 family peptidase, with protein sequence MPDSRRAAARLLPRQTACLHRFAGAALLCLAAAAAQAQQSAPVPPPGMVTGAWGQGEQMMAALPAGAASVPLAGPSVVANDPVSRFLQQRGLLTSPGSSKLLNQVRDTASELVLSAMNFLGVPYKRGGNSEENGFDCSGFTRYIFEMSVGMVLPHRADEQARLSSLLPIRRDELKPGDLVFFNTMRQTFSHVGIYVGEGKFIHAPRTGSAVRVEDMREAYWSKRFTGARRAALPGATPATAEAAGTALTVAH encoded by the coding sequence ATGCCTGATTCCCGACGCGCAGCCGCGCGCCTCCTCCCCCGCCAGACAGCTTGCCTGCACCGGTTCGCCGGTGCGGCCCTGCTGTGCCTGGCCGCGGCAGCGGCGCAGGCCCAGCAGAGCGCCCCTGTGCCGCCGCCCGGCATGGTGACCGGCGCCTGGGGCCAGGGCGAGCAGATGATGGCGGCGCTGCCGGCCGGCGCCGCGAGCGTGCCGTTGGCCGGTCCCAGCGTGGTGGCCAACGACCCGGTCAGCCGCTTCCTGCAGCAACGCGGGCTGCTCACCAGCCCCGGCTCCAGCAAGCTGCTGAACCAGGTTCGGGACACGGCCTCCGAGCTGGTGCTCTCGGCCATGAATTTCCTGGGCGTGCCCTACAAGCGCGGCGGCAACTCCGAGGAGAACGGCTTCGACTGCAGCGGCTTCACCCGCTACATCTTCGAGATGTCGGTGGGCATGGTGCTGCCGCATCGCGCGGACGAACAGGCCCGACTGAGCAGCCTGCTGCCGATCCGCCGTGACGAGCTCAAGCCCGGCGACCTGGTGTTCTTCAACACCATGCGCCAGACCTTCTCCCACGTGGGCATCTACGTCGGCGAGGGCAAGTTCATCCATGCGCCGCGCACCGGCAGTGCGGTGCGTGTCGAGGACATGCGCGAGGCCTACTGGTCCAAGCGCTTCACCGGCGCTCGTCGCGCCGCCCTGCCCGGCGCCACGCCGGCTACCGCCGAAGCGGCCGGCACGGCGCTGACAGTCGCGCACTGA
- a CDS encoding TetR/AcrR family transcriptional regulator: MPRGRAPGFDATREQILEQAARLFAAKGYPGTSMNEVAEACEVSKPTLYHYVRDKHELLMQICESHVQSLASLVEDVREQGLAPEPHLRELIRRFVQEYGEAQYQHRVLTEDVKFLQDEDRARLLVTERQVVAAFADAVAAVRPELEAAKLHKPLTMLLFGMINWTFTWLRPDGDLSYEAMAPIVADLFFGGLGAVATTAAR, translated from the coding sequence ATGCCAAGAGGACGCGCCCCCGGCTTCGACGCCACCCGCGAACAAATCCTCGAACAGGCGGCGCGCCTGTTCGCGGCCAAGGGCTATCCGGGCACCTCGATGAACGAGGTGGCCGAGGCTTGCGAGGTTTCCAAGCCCACGCTCTACCACTATGTGCGCGACAAGCATGAGCTCCTGATGCAGATCTGCGAGAGCCATGTGCAGAGCCTGGCCTCGCTGGTGGAGGACGTGCGCGAGCAGGGCCTGGCGCCCGAGCCGCATTTGCGCGAGCTGATACGCCGCTTCGTGCAGGAGTACGGTGAGGCCCAGTACCAGCACCGGGTGCTGACCGAGGACGTCAAGTTCCTGCAGGACGAGGACCGGGCGCGGCTGCTGGTGACCGAGCGCCAGGTCGTGGCCGCCTTTGCCGATGCCGTGGCCGCTGTGCGCCCCGAACTGGAGGCGGCCAAGTTGCACAAGCCCCTGACCATGCTGCTGTTTGGCATGATCAACTGGACCTTCACCTGGCTGAGGCCGGATGGAGACCTGAGCTACGAGGCCATGGCGCCCATCGTGGCCGACCTTTTCTTTGGTGGACTGGGCGCGGTCGCGACGACCGCCGCCCGATAA
- the paaZ gene encoding phenylacetic acid degradation bifunctional protein PaaZ codes for MSTPILQSFIADRWIGATAGRALHSAINGREVALTHADEIDFGESLAFARGMALPSLLKLDFQQRAATLKALASYLMERKEELYAISTHTGSTRADSWIDIEGGIGTLFAYASTGRRELPSSNVVHEGPAVPLGREGQFMGSHVLVPKRGVAVHINAFNFPMWGMLEKFAPSFVAGMPCIVKPATATSYVAEACVRLIQQSGLLPAGALQLVVGSSGDLLDRLEETDVVTFTGSADTASMLRVNKNLIARSIPFNAEADSLNCAILAPDVTPDDPEFDLFVREVFREMSAKTGQKCTAIRRAIVPAKHIDAVAAKLRERLLKVKAGDPAVEGVKMGALASKAQQADVAERVAMLAKGNEVILGAADGFAPVGEGVANGSFFAPTLLLCRDAFANKTVHEVEAFGPVSTLMPYDDFDGALELAAKGRGSLVGSVITKTPSLAAQAVLHAGAFHGRIHVLDREAAKESTGHGSPMPQLKHGGPGRAGGGEELGGIRAVKHYLQRCAVQGSPTMLTAITGEYQRGAKVNEDPIHPFRKHFEEIQVGDSLLTHRRTVSEADIVNFGGISGDFFYMHFDEIAAKDTQFGQRIAHGYFVLSAAAGLFVSPAPGPVLANYGLDTLRFVNPVAIGDTIQARLTCKRRIDRGNRPDQPPQGVVAWDVQVMNQRGELVASYDILTLVAKRVG; via the coding sequence TTGAGCACCCCCATCCTCCAGAGCTTCATCGCCGACCGCTGGATCGGCGCCACGGCCGGCCGTGCGCTGCACAGTGCGATCAATGGCCGCGAGGTCGCGCTGACCCATGCGGACGAGATCGACTTCGGCGAGAGCCTGGCCTTTGCCCGCGGCATGGCGCTGCCCTCGCTCTTGAAGCTCGACTTCCAGCAGCGGGCCGCCACGCTGAAGGCGCTGGCCAGCTACCTGATGGAGCGCAAGGAAGAGCTCTACGCGATCTCGACCCACACCGGCTCCACTCGCGCCGATTCGTGGATCGACATCGAGGGTGGCATCGGCACCTTGTTCGCCTACGCGAGCACCGGCCGCCGCGAGCTGCCGTCGAGCAATGTGGTGCATGAGGGTCCGGCCGTGCCGCTGGGCCGCGAGGGCCAGTTCATGGGCTCGCATGTGCTGGTGCCCAAGCGCGGCGTGGCGGTGCACATCAATGCCTTCAACTTCCCGATGTGGGGGATGCTGGAGAAGTTCGCGCCCAGCTTCGTGGCTGGCATGCCCTGCATAGTCAAGCCGGCGACGGCGACCTCCTATGTGGCTGAAGCCTGCGTGCGCCTGATCCAGCAGAGCGGCCTGCTGCCGGCCGGCGCGCTGCAGTTGGTGGTCGGCAGCTCAGGTGACCTGCTGGACCGGTTGGAGGAGACCGACGTCGTCACCTTCACCGGCTCGGCCGACACGGCCTCGATGCTGCGCGTGAACAAGAACCTGATCGCCCGCAGCATCCCCTTCAATGCCGAGGCCGACAGCCTGAACTGCGCCATCCTGGCACCCGACGTGACGCCGGACGATCCCGAGTTCGACCTGTTCGTGCGCGAGGTCTTCCGCGAGATGAGCGCCAAGACCGGCCAGAAGTGCACGGCCATCCGCCGCGCCATCGTGCCGGCCAAGCACATCGATGCGGTGGCCGCCAAGCTGCGTGAGCGCCTGCTCAAGGTCAAGGCCGGCGACCCGGCGGTCGAGGGCGTCAAGATGGGCGCGCTGGCCTCCAAGGCCCAGCAGGCCGACGTGGCCGAGCGCGTGGCCATGCTGGCCAAGGGCAACGAGGTCATCCTTGGCGCCGCCGATGGCTTCGCGCCGGTGGGCGAGGGCGTGGCCAATGGTTCCTTCTTCGCGCCCACGCTGCTGCTGTGCCGCGATGCCTTTGCGAACAAGACGGTGCACGAGGTCGAGGCCTTCGGCCCGGTCTCGACGCTGATGCCTTACGACGATTTCGACGGCGCGCTGGAACTGGCCGCCAAGGGCCGCGGCAGCCTGGTCGGCTCGGTGATCACCAAGACGCCTTCGCTGGCCGCGCAAGCGGTGCTGCATGCAGGCGCCTTCCACGGCCGCATCCATGTGCTGGACCGCGAGGCCGCCAAGGAATCGACCGGCCATGGCTCGCCCATGCCGCAGCTCAAGCATGGCGGCCCGGGCCGCGCCGGCGGCGGCGAGGAGCTGGGCGGCATCCGTGCCGTCAAGCACTACCTGCAGCGCTGCGCCGTGCAGGGCTCGCCGACCATGCTGACCGCCATCACCGGCGAGTACCAGCGCGGCGCCAAGGTGAACGAGGACCCGATCCACCCGTTCCGCAAGCACTTCGAGGAGATCCAGGTCGGCGACTCGCTGCTCACGCACCGCCGTACCGTCAGCGAGGCCGACATCGTCAACTTCGGCGGCATCTCGGGCGACTTCTTCTACATGCACTTCGACGAGATCGCGGCCAAGGACACCCAGTTCGGCCAGCGCATCGCGCATGGCTACTTCGTCTTGAGTGCTGCTGCCGGCCTCTTCGTCTCACCGGCCCCCGGCCCGGTGCTGGCCAACTACGGCCTCGACACCCTGCGCTTCGTCAACCCGGTCGCCATCGGCGACACCATCCAGGCCCGCCTGACCTGCAAGCGCCGCATCGACCGCGGCAACCGCCCCGACCAGCCGCCCCAAGGCGTGGTGGCTTGGGACGTGCAGGTGATGAACCAGCGAGGGGAGCTGGTGGCCAGCTATGACATCTTGACCTTGGTGGCGAAGAGGGTGGGGTGA
- a CDS encoding ABC transporter substrate-binding protein — protein MKPMIRSLLALAASSLLAAGALADINVGVTVSATGPAASLGIPEKNTFTLLPTTIAGQKVNYIVLDDASDTTQAVANTRKFLTEHKVDVVIGSTVTPNSLAMIDVVAEGQTPMISMAASARIVEPVDAKKRWVFKTPQNDIMMALAIATHMAAQGVKSVGFIGFADAYGEGWYGEFNKIAGIKGLNIVANERYARTDTSVTGQVLKLMAAKPEAILIAGSGTPAALPQKTLKERGYSGKIYQTHGVANNDFLRVGGKDVEGTFLPSGPVLVVAQLPADHPAKKSASDYVAKYEAAFGKGTVSTFGGHAWDAGQLLAAAIPAALKTKAQPGTPAFRAALRDALEGVKELPVAHGVFNMSPNDHLGLDQRARVMVKIENGTWKYAP, from the coding sequence ATGAAGCCGATGATCCGTTCGCTGCTGGCCCTGGCCGCATCCTCCTTGCTGGCCGCTGGCGCGCTGGCCGACATCAACGTGGGCGTGACCGTCTCGGCCACCGGCCCGGCCGCCTCGCTGGGCATTCCCGAAAAGAACACCTTCACCCTGCTGCCGACGACCATCGCCGGCCAGAAGGTCAACTACATCGTCTTGGACGACGCCTCGGACACGACGCAGGCCGTGGCCAACACCCGCAAGTTCCTGACCGAGCACAAGGTCGACGTGGTGATCGGTTCCACCGTCACGCCCAACTCGCTGGCCATGATCGACGTGGTGGCCGAGGGCCAGACGCCGATGATCTCGATGGCCGCCTCGGCCCGCATCGTCGAGCCGGTCGATGCCAAGAAGCGCTGGGTGTTCAAGACGCCTCAGAACGACATCATGATGGCCCTGGCCATCGCCACCCACATGGCGGCCCAGGGCGTCAAGTCGGTGGGTTTCATCGGCTTTGCCGATGCCTACGGCGAGGGCTGGTACGGCGAGTTCAACAAGATCGCCGGCATCAAGGGCCTGAACATCGTGGCCAACGAGCGCTATGCCCGCACCGACACCTCGGTGACCGGCCAGGTGCTCAAGCTGATGGCGGCCAAGCCCGAGGCCATCCTGATTGCCGGCTCGGGCACGCCGGCCGCGCTGCCGCAGAAGACGCTGAAGGAACGCGGCTACTCCGGCAAGATCTACCAGACCCATGGCGTGGCCAACAACGACTTCCTGCGCGTAGGCGGCAAGGACGTGGAAGGCACCTTCCTGCCCTCGGGCCCGGTGCTGGTCGTGGCCCAGCTGCCGGCCGACCATCCGGCCAAGAAGAGCGCCAGCGACTATGTGGCCAAGTACGAAGCCGCCTTCGGCAAGGGCACGGTCTCGACCTTCGGCGGCCATGCCTGGGACGCCGGCCAGTTGCTGGCCGCGGCCATCCCCGCTGCGCTCAAGACCAAGGCCCAGCCGGGCACGCCGGCCTTCCGCGCCGCGCTGCGCGATGCGCTGGAAGGCGTCAAGGAACTGCCGGTCGCCCATGGCGTGTTCAACATGTCGCCCAACGACCACCTGGGCCTGGACCAGCGCGCCCGCGTGATGGTCAAGATCGAAAACGGAACCTGGAAGTACGCACCTTGA
- a CDS encoding tRNA pseudouridine(13) synthase TruD codes for MTDAPQYTTLPPWPKAYPASGASATLKLLNEDFVVTELPLQLPSGSGEHIWLEVEKNGANTAFVAQQLAVAAGVQEWDVGYAGLKDRYAITRQWFSIYLPKGETPDLTQLQHPEFKVLSQSRHVKKLRPGDLQGNRFRIVLREVSGDREAIEANLKAVASQGVPNYFGAQRFGHDGGNVEQGRAMLAREIRVRNPKKKGIYLSAVRSFVFNEVLALRIQQGLWGKSLPGDAMDDAGRPTGPLWGRGRVTTTDQAQALENGVADRHAILCDGMEHAGLDQERRALVASPAEMSWEWPQADQLVLAFSLPAGTYATSVLSEILSTTEPDRHTESEEPAAVE; via the coding sequence ATGACCGACGCTCCTCAATACACGACCCTGCCGCCGTGGCCCAAGGCCTATCCGGCCAGCGGCGCCAGCGCCACGCTGAAGCTCCTCAACGAGGATTTCGTGGTGACCGAGCTGCCGCTGCAGCTGCCTTCAGGTAGCGGCGAGCACATCTGGCTGGAGGTCGAGAAGAACGGTGCCAACACCGCCTTCGTCGCCCAGCAGCTGGCCGTGGCCGCCGGCGTGCAGGAATGGGACGTGGGCTATGCCGGCCTCAAGGACCGCTACGCCATCACGCGTCAGTGGTTCAGCATCTATCTACCCAAGGGCGAGACGCCGGACCTGACCCAGCTTCAGCATCCGGAATTCAAGGTGCTGAGCCAGAGCCGCCACGTCAAGAAGCTGCGCCCCGGTGATCTGCAGGGCAACCGCTTCCGCATCGTCTTGCGTGAGGTGAGCGGCGACCGCGAAGCCATCGAGGCCAATCTCAAGGCCGTGGCGTCACAGGGCGTGCCCAACTACTTCGGCGCCCAGCGCTTCGGCCATGACGGCGGAAACGTCGAGCAGGGCAGGGCCATGCTGGCGCGCGAGATCCGCGTGCGCAACCCGAAGAAGAAGGGCATCTACCTGTCGGCGGTGCGCTCCTTTGTTTTCAACGAAGTGCTGGCGCTGCGCATCCAGCAGGGGCTCTGGGGCAAGAGCTTGCCTGGCGATGCGATGGACGATGCGGGCCGGCCCACCGGACCGCTGTGGGGCCGGGGCCGCGTGACCACCACCGACCAGGCGCAGGCGCTGGAAAACGGCGTCGCAGATCGTCACGCCATCTTGTGCGACGGCATGGAGCACGCCGGCCTGGACCAGGAGCGCCGCGCCCTGGTGGCCAGCCCGGCAGAGATGTCATGGGAATGGCCGCAGGCCGATCAGCTGGTGCTGGCGTTCTCCTTGCCGGCAGGAACCTACGCCACGTCCGTGCTGAGCGAGATCCTCAGCACCACCGAGCCTGACCGGCACACGGAGAGCGAAGAGCCTGCAGCTGTCGAATGA
- a CDS encoding glycosyltransferase family 39 protein, with protein MSGAAARAATVLQRLALLLSLLALGYGIQLALGPWRDQALQVDELHFANCAVQAWSAGSWPSLGCHDNKPPLVYLVYQVLVTLAQGYSPPVLKLAAYAVLAVLTGLCAALGQRLAGRSGALVSASLVLLALAPDSSLHALKTETLGMCLVLSAALLLAPRTDQPGRRRLAMAGLLLGLAVLTKQTYALIPLLLPLWLYLADPQPRTGLRLRGAIVGGLCCGGVALLVLAAFWFWCWSQGRSEDLLASFFLYPAVYGQGPPAGAQAWSYRVVDLLIGVSEQRYLLALGLLAAMLQGLLDRSRPATAPDRLRLLLVLITLALLLPLLVAPNLFTYHLIVIWAMGAPLAAGALGGLTQSLAKRWPAAPALPSLLLLATALTTLVQTWQNQAGHGQSLPAAAPVRLPEAPGRYGYLLGFPDPTFYLDNGLRPSSELLFPWALPGFQASWAYTPPRPGSALADRLGAVQQRNLQRLFADFGRNPPAYIAVVSEPGWQLPSGRVSLVEGVDAYLASHCEQHATRAASRGRQVALFRCF; from the coding sequence ATGAGCGGTGCAGCGGCCCGGGCCGCCACGGTCCTGCAGCGGCTCGCGCTGTTGCTGAGCCTGCTCGCGTTGGGCTATGGCATTCAGCTGGCCCTGGGCCCCTGGCGCGACCAGGCCCTGCAGGTCGACGAACTGCACTTCGCCAATTGCGCCGTTCAGGCCTGGTCGGCCGGCAGTTGGCCCAGCCTCGGCTGCCACGACAACAAGCCGCCGCTGGTCTACCTGGTCTACCAGGTCCTGGTCACCCTGGCGCAGGGCTACAGCCCGCCAGTCCTGAAGCTGGCGGCCTATGCGGTGCTGGCCGTTTTGACCGGGCTTTGCGCCGCGCTGGGCCAGCGCCTCGCGGGCCGTTCCGGTGCCCTGGTCAGTGCCAGCCTGGTGCTGTTGGCGCTGGCCCCCGACAGCAGCCTGCATGCGCTCAAGACCGAGACCCTGGGCATGTGCCTGGTGTTGTCCGCCGCCTTGCTGCTGGCACCACGCACCGATCAGCCCGGCCGACGGAGACTGGCAATGGCGGGCCTGCTGCTGGGCCTCGCGGTGCTGACCAAGCAGACCTATGCCTTGATCCCGCTGCTGCTACCGCTGTGGCTCTACCTGGCCGACCCGCAGCCCCGCACGGGCCTGCGGCTGCGCGGGGCCATCGTCGGCGGCCTCTGCTGCGGCGGGGTCGCGCTGCTGGTGCTTGCCGCCTTCTGGTTCTGGTGCTGGAGCCAGGGCCGCAGCGAGGACCTGCTGGCCTCGTTCTTCCTCTACCCCGCCGTCTACGGCCAGGGACCGCCGGCCGGCGCCCAGGCCTGGTCCTACCGCGTGGTCGACCTGCTGATCGGCGTCAGCGAGCAGCGCTACCTGCTGGCCCTGGGCCTGCTCGCCGCCATGCTCCAGGGCCTGCTTGATCGCAGCAGGCCGGCGACGGCACCCGACCGGCTGCGCCTGCTGCTGGTGCTGATCACGCTCGCGCTGTTGTTGCCGCTGCTGGTGGCGCCCAATCTCTTCACCTACCACCTGATCGTCATCTGGGCGATGGGCGCACCGCTGGCGGCCGGCGCACTCGGTGGCCTGACCCAAAGCCTGGCCAAGCGATGGCCTGCTGCACCAGCCTTGCCGAGCCTGCTGTTGCTCGCCACCGCGCTGACGACCCTGGTCCAAACCTGGCAGAACCAGGCCGGCCATGGCCAGAGCCTGCCGGCCGCAGCGCCGGTGCGGCTGCCCGAAGCCCCGGGACGCTACGGCTATCTGCTGGGTTTCCCCGATCCCACCTTCTACCTGGACAACGGGCTGCGGCCGTCCAGCGAACTGCTCTTCCCCTGGGCCCTGCCCGGCTTCCAGGCATCCTGGGCCTACACGCCACCCAGGCCGGGCAGCGCGCTGGCCGATCGGCTGGGTGCCGTCCAGCAGCGCAATCTGCAGCGCCTGTTCGCTGACTTCGGCCGCAATCCGCCCGCCTATATCGCCGTGGTGTCCGAGCCCGGCTGGCAGCTGCCGAGCGGGCGAGTGAGCCTGGTCGAAGGCGTTGATGCCTATCTGGCCAGCCATTGCGAGCAGCACGCCACGCGCGCCGCCAGCCGCGGCCGCCAGGTCGCGCTGTTTCGCTGTTTCTGA
- a CDS encoding glycosyltransferase family 2 protein, with translation MQSPSAAPLLTIVVPTFNETQNLAELARRLEQVLAGVTWELIFVDDDSPDGTAAEARRLAQQDGRIRCLQRIGRRGLSSACIEGLLASSAPFLAVMDADLQHDETLLAPMLMALRSEPLDIVVGSRYMDGGSVGDWDGGRQQISRLATRISRLVVPATLTDPMSGFFMLRADTFHAHVRQLSALGFKILIDLFASSPVPLRFKELPYTFRNRVAGESKLDHQVAWDYGLLLLDKLVGHVVPARFISFALIGGLGVFVHLLVLSLLFHGFHLEFGFSQAAAAGVAMLGNFSVNNLLTYRDRRLRGAEWVKGLLSFVLVCAVGAVANVGIASYIFSSQGTWLIAALAGILVGAVWNYAVSSVYTWGRKPRPVSIASAPSA, from the coding sequence ATGCAGAGCCCCTCGGCAGCTCCCTTGCTCACCATCGTCGTCCCCACTTTCAACGAGACCCAGAACCTGGCCGAACTGGCGCGGCGCCTGGAGCAAGTGCTGGCCGGCGTGACCTGGGAGCTGATCTTCGTCGACGACGATTCACCCGATGGCACGGCCGCCGAGGCACGTCGCCTGGCGCAGCAGGACGGCCGGATCCGCTGCCTGCAAAGAATCGGGCGGCGCGGACTGTCTTCCGCCTGCATCGAAGGCCTGCTAGCCAGCAGTGCGCCCTTCCTGGCGGTCATGGACGCCGACCTGCAGCATGACGAAACCCTGCTGGCGCCCATGCTGATGGCCCTGCGCAGCGAGCCGCTGGACATCGTCGTTGGCAGTCGCTACATGGACGGCGGCAGCGTCGGCGACTGGGACGGCGGCCGCCAGCAGATCAGCCGCCTCGCCACGCGCATCAGCCGCCTGGTCGTGCCGGCGACGCTGACCGACCCGATGAGCGGCTTCTTCATGCTTCGAGCCGACACCTTCCATGCCCATGTGCGCCAGCTGTCGGCCCTGGGCTTCAAGATCCTGATCGACCTGTTTGCCTCCTCGCCGGTGCCGCTGCGCTTCAAGGAGCTGCCCTACACCTTCCGCAACCGAGTGGCCGGCGAGAGCAAGCTGGACCATCAGGTGGCCTGGGACTATGGCCTGCTGCTGCTCGACAAGCTGGTGGGCCATGTGGTGCCGGCCCGCTTCATCTCGTTTGCGCTGATAGGCGGCCTGGGCGTGTTCGTGCACCTGCTGGTGCTGAGCCTGCTGTTCCATGGCTTCCACCTGGAGTTCGGATTCAGTCAGGCGGCCGCGGCCGGCGTGGCCATGCTGGGCAATTTCAGCGTCAACAACCTGCTGACCTACCGCGACCGGCGCCTGCGTGGCGCCGAGTGGGTCAAGGGCCTGTTGTCGTTCGTCCTGGTCTGTGCCGTCGGCGCGGTCGCCAATGTGGGCATCGCGAGCTACATCTTCAGCAGCCAGGGCACCTGGCTGATCGCGGCCCTGGCCGGCATCCTGGTCGGTGCGGTCTGGAACTACGCGGTCAGCTCGGTCTATACCTGGGGCCGCAAGCCGAGACCGGTGAGCATCGCCTCCGCGCCCAGCGCATGA
- a CDS encoding transporter substrate-binding domain-containing protein, giving the protein MPFRLPWLLLPLLFLPLLVPGAAQAQDCPRPLVVAMSSMNPRPGMAPSALERMAEDLMAELANRSGLRIERREMPRIRAFNEFKTGTVDLVPVATRTDEREGWGRLLPMGRAKAMLLVRKDRAGALHKPEDLLYQALTVSLVRGQAFGLRFDSFVEKLERAGRLSVVSDQLAIVRMIKAGRSDAALGLPAVFEPALQAEGWADEIRILDLDLADAVDEGTYVSRLTPAGCVERLEKASEQLRESGWYRGLQVRHLSPAMRQGLLP; this is encoded by the coding sequence ATGCCATTCCGCCTGCCTTGGCTGCTGCTGCCGCTGCTGTTCCTGCCGCTGCTCGTGCCCGGCGCGGCGCAGGCCCAGGACTGCCCGCGCCCCCTGGTGGTGGCCATGTCGTCGATGAATCCGAGGCCCGGCATGGCGCCTTCGGCGCTGGAACGCATGGCCGAGGACCTGATGGCCGAGCTGGCCAATCGCAGCGGCCTGCGCATAGAGCGGCGGGAGATGCCGCGTATCCGCGCCTTCAATGAATTCAAGACCGGCACGGTCGACCTGGTGCCGGTGGCCACTCGCACCGACGAGCGCGAAGGCTGGGGCCGCTTGCTGCCCATGGGCAGGGCCAAGGCCATGCTGCTGGTGCGCAAGGACCGTGCTGGCGCCCTGCACAAGCCCGAGGACCTGCTGTACCAGGCACTGACCGTGAGCCTGGTGCGCGGCCAGGCCTTCGGCCTGCGGTTCGACAGCTTCGTCGAAAAGCTGGAACGCGCCGGCCGGCTCAGCGTGGTCAGCGACCAGCTGGCCATCGTCCGAATGATCAAGGCCGGCCGCAGCGACGCCGCACTCGGGCTGCCGGCCGTGTTCGAACCGGCCTTGCAGGCCGAGGGCTGGGCCGACGAGATTCGTATCCTCGATCTGGACCTGGCCGATGCCGTGGACGAAGGCACCTACGTCTCGCGACTGACGCCGGCCGGCTGCGTGGAGCGGCTGGAGAAGGCCAGCGAGCAGCTGCGCGAGAGCGGCTGGTACCGCGGTCTGCAGGTCCGCCATCTGTCGCCTGCGATGCGGCAGGGCCTGCTGCCCTGA